The following are encoded in a window of Prochlorococcus marinus str. MIT 1013 genomic DNA:
- the ilvN gene encoding acetolactate synthase small subunit — protein MKHTLSVLVEDESGALSRIAGLFARRGFNIDSLAVGPAEAKGISRLTMVVQGDESTLQQMTKQLNKLINVLEVLDLTTLPAVERELMLLKVSASSENRGKILDLVQVFRAKVVDVSDNALTLEVVGDPGKLVALENLLKPYGILEIARTGKVALKRASGVNTEMLKAKK, from the coding sequence ATGAAGCACACACTTTCAGTTTTAGTTGAAGATGAATCTGGAGCATTAAGCAGGATTGCAGGCCTTTTTGCACGAAGAGGATTTAATATTGATAGCTTGGCTGTTGGACCTGCAGAAGCAAAAGGAATATCTAGATTAACAATGGTCGTGCAAGGGGACGAATCAACGCTTCAACAAATGACTAAACAACTCAATAAATTAATAAATGTTTTAGAAGTTCTAGATTTAACCACTTTACCAGCTGTAGAAAGAGAGTTAATGCTCTTGAAGGTCTCTGCATCATCAGAGAACAGAGGGAAAATCTTAGATCTTGTTCAAGTTTTTAGAGCAAAAGTTGTAGATGTTTCTGATAATGCTTTGACACTTGAAGTTGTGGGAGATCCAGGCAAACTTGTTGCTCTAGAAAACTTATTGAAACCTTATGGGATTTTAGAAATAGCCAGGACGGGAAAAGTTGCTCTTAAAAGGGCCTCAGGGGTCAATACAGAAATGTTAAAAGCTAAAAAATAA
- the petM gene encoding cytochrome b6-f complex subunit PetM: MASEIFGIAAVFWVLIPVGLLGGVLLLKLQGD; encoded by the coding sequence ATGGCATCAGAAATTTTTGGAATCGCTGCAGTCTTTTGGGTTTTAATTCCCGTTGGGCTTTTAGGAGGAGTACTTCTTTTGAAACTTCAAGGTGATTAA
- a CDS encoding 2Fe-2S iron-sulfur cluster binding domain-containing protein, producing MKNVKINWPNKKSTNCSPGVDWLKAAYDASIDIPTGCLGGSCGACEIEVNGEVIRACIAKVPDRKELNVEFFSDPYW from the coding sequence ATGAAAAATGTAAAAATCAACTGGCCTAATAAGAAATCAACTAATTGCTCTCCAGGAGTTGATTGGTTAAAAGCTGCATATGATGCAAGTATCGATATCCCTACTGGATGCCTAGGAGGAAGCTGCGGGGCGTGCGAAATAGAAGTCAATGGAGAAGTAATAAGAGCATGTATTGCAAAAGTTCCAGACAGAAAGGAACTTAATGTTGAATTTTTCAGTGACCCATATTGGTAA
- a CDS encoding nucleoside triphosphate pyrophosphatase produces MFVLASASKARQKLLDQIALRHKVIVSDFDETQIQEPDPILKVKLLAKGKSDSALKKLIKENHDLDTFQALLGCDSLFEFEGEIFEKPINKEQLISRWQRMSGKSGFLHTGHYLISHDSSKLDMESYSLNQYSDGVVSTKIEFMTLSNIEIIKYASIQEPYNCAGGFAIEGYGGLFIKKIDGCFSNVIGLSLPWLKINLEKLGLSELLLEKNNKIKYF; encoded by the coding sequence ATGTTTGTTCTTGCCTCGGCATCCAAAGCTCGTCAAAAATTACTTGATCAAATAGCTTTGAGACACAAAGTTATTGTAAGTGATTTTGATGAGACACAGATTCAAGAACCAGATCCCATTTTGAAGGTCAAATTATTAGCTAAGGGTAAATCTGATAGTGCATTAAAAAAGTTGATAAAAGAAAATCATGACTTAGATACTTTTCAAGCTTTATTGGGTTGTGACTCTTTGTTTGAGTTTGAGGGTGAAATTTTCGAAAAGCCAATTAATAAAGAGCAATTGATATCCAGATGGCAAAGGATGTCTGGTAAGTCTGGTTTTTTGCATACAGGTCACTATTTAATTTCGCATGATAGTTCCAAATTAGATATGGAAAGTTATTCATTAAATCAATATTCTGATGGGGTTGTGAGCACGAAAATTGAATTTATGACTTTATCCAATATTGAGATCATAAAATATGCTTCAATTCAAGAACCATACAATTGCGCAGGCGGTTTTGCAATTGAAGGATATGGAGGACTATTTATAAAAAAAATTGATGGATGTTTTAGTAACGTAATTGGACTTAGCTTGCCTTGGTTGAAAATTAATTTAGAAAAACTAGGTTTATCTGAGTTGCTTTTAGAAAAAAATAATAAGATCAAATATTTTTGA
- the psbC gene encoding photosystem II reaction center protein CP43, whose amino-acid sequence METPFNSLLNAPNQSLEETGYAWYVGNARLINLSGRLLGAHIAHAGLIVFWAGAMMLFEVSHFTMDKPMWEQGLICMPHVAMFGYGIGPGGEVTDVWPFFIAGVIHLVASGILGFGGVFHSLAGPEKLEEDFPFFSTDWRDKNQMTNILGFHLVVLGVGALLWSINWMYIGGAYDTWAPGGGEVRLINPTLDPRIIFGYLLSTPWGGGGWMVGVNSMEDIVGGHVYLGVIEIIGGLFHIFTQPYGWARRAFIWNGEGLLSYALGGICVASFVASCFIWFNNTAYPSEFYGPTNAEASQAQSFTFLVRDQRIGANVGSTMGPTGLGKYLMRSPTGEIIFGGETMRFWDFRGPWLEPLRGPNGLSLEKIQNDIQPWQVRRAAEYMTHAPNASINSVGGIITEPNAVNFVNLRQWLAGAQFFLGWFTFVGHLWHAGRARAAAAGFEKGISRSQEPALSMPDLD is encoded by the coding sequence GTGGAAACGCCCTTTAATAGTTTACTCAACGCTCCTAATCAAAGTCTTGAAGAGACTGGTTATGCCTGGTATGTAGGAAATGCACGGCTAATCAACCTTTCTGGAAGACTACTAGGTGCTCACATTGCTCACGCAGGACTAATTGTTTTCTGGGCTGGCGCGATGATGCTTTTCGAAGTAAGTCACTTCACAATGGATAAACCCATGTGGGAACAAGGCTTAATTTGCATGCCTCACGTGGCCATGTTTGGATACGGTATTGGTCCAGGCGGAGAAGTAACTGATGTTTGGCCTTTCTTCATTGCTGGTGTTATTCACCTAGTCGCATCTGGGATTCTTGGCTTTGGAGGTGTTTTTCACTCTCTTGCTGGCCCAGAAAAGCTAGAAGAAGATTTCCCATTCTTCTCAACAGACTGGAGAGATAAAAATCAAATGACCAACATTCTTGGTTTTCATTTGGTTGTTCTAGGGGTTGGAGCTCTTTTATGGTCCATTAATTGGATGTACATAGGAGGTGCTTACGACACTTGGGCTCCTGGTGGTGGAGAAGTTAGGTTGATCAACCCAACACTTGATCCAAGAATTATTTTTGGATATCTACTATCAACCCCTTGGGGTGGTGGTGGTTGGATGGTTGGTGTTAACTCAATGGAAGATATTGTCGGAGGACATGTTTACCTGGGTGTGATTGAAATAATTGGTGGTCTTTTCCATATCTTCACTCAGCCTTATGGATGGGCTAGAAGAGCCTTTATCTGGAACGGTGAAGGACTTCTAAGTTATGCGTTAGGTGGAATTTGTGTTGCAAGTTTTGTTGCTTCATGTTTCATCTGGTTCAACAACACAGCTTATCCATCTGAGTTCTACGGTCCAACAAACGCTGAAGCCTCTCAGGCCCAGAGTTTTACATTCCTAGTTCGTGACCAACGAATTGGAGCAAATGTAGGTTCAACAATGGGACCAACTGGTTTAGGTAAATACCTAATGCGTTCTCCTACTGGTGAAATCATCTTTGGTGGAGAGACGATGCGTTTTTGGGATTTCCGAGGACCATGGCTTGAGCCACTTAGAGGACCAAATGGCCTCAGCCTCGAAAAGATTCAAAATGATATTCAGCCTTGGCAAGTTCGCCGTGCTGCTGAATACATGACACATGCTCCTAATGCTTCAATCAACTCTGTTGGTGGAATTATTACCGAGCCAAATGCTGTTAACTTTGTTAACTTGCGTCAATGGCTTGCAGGTGCTCAGTTCTTCCTTGGCTGGTTTACTTTTGTAGGCCATCTTTGGCATGCAGGTCGTGCGAGAGCCGCTGCAGCTGGATTTGAAAAAGGTATTAGTCGTTCACAAGAGCCTGCTCTTTCAATGCCTGATCTAGATTAG
- a CDS encoding photosystem I assembly protein Ycf4, producing MTSESKLSQSEKEVSGLVLEQKIKGSRKVSNYLVASMLSIGGVGFLLASFSSYFGRDLLPLGNPSTLIFVPQGLVMGLYGVAAFLLALYFWRLISIDYGSGVNRFDKNKGVLSLSRRGLLKNIEIEIPIDEIKGVKLEVREGFNPLRRVSLRIKGRKDLPISRVGSPKPLLDLENEGAEIARFLEVNLEGI from the coding sequence ATGACATCTGAATCAAAGTTAAGCCAATCAGAAAAAGAAGTATCTGGTTTGGTTCTAGAACAAAAAATTAAAGGTTCACGTAAGGTTTCGAACTATCTAGTTGCATCGATGCTCAGCATTGGTGGTGTTGGATTTTTGTTGGCATCATTCTCTAGTTATTTTGGAAGAGACCTTCTACCACTAGGGAACCCTTCTACCCTGATTTTCGTCCCTCAAGGTTTGGTTATGGGTCTATATGGTGTAGCGGCTTTCTTGTTGGCTCTTTATTTTTGGAGACTTATAAGTATCGATTATGGTTCTGGCGTTAATAGATTTGATAAAAATAAAGGAGTATTATCTTTATCAAGGAGAGGATTATTGAAGAATATAGAAATAGAAATCCCTATTGATGAGATTAAGGGTGTGAAATTAGAGGTTAGAGAAGGTTTTAATCCACTAAGAAGAGTATCTTTAAGAATTAAAGGAAGGAAGGACTTACCAATATCAAGAGTTGGATCTCCTAAACCATTATTGGATTTAGAGAATGAAGGTGCTGAAATTGCGAGATTTTTAGAGGTTAACCTTGAAGGAATTTAA
- a CDS encoding NAD(P)H-binding protein — MQVLVIGGTGTLGRQIAKNAIDAGHKVRCMVRKPKSASFLQEWGCELTRGNLINKKDIEYALDGVDAVIDAATSRPDDPRSVYEIDWDGKLNLYNACEEKNVKRVVFLSLLGAENYRKIPLMDIKYCTEELLVSSALDYTILQGVAFMQGVIGQFAIPILNNEPVWISGNPTDIAYMNTQDIARFAVAALDRPQTIKRRFPIVGPKAWSAKELVDLCEKFSEKRARVLKVSPTIISVAQSVVSFFEPTLNVAERLSFSELSGSGGKLDAPMDDTYDAFGLNQVDSTTMEGYIKEYYGVILKRLKDIGVDLDIEEKKKFPI; from the coding sequence ATGCAAGTTCTGGTGATTGGTGGCACAGGAACTCTTGGTCGCCAAATAGCCAAAAATGCCATAGATGCAGGGCATAAAGTGCGCTGTATGGTTAGAAAACCAAAATCTGCTTCATTTCTTCAAGAGTGGGGTTGTGAATTAACTCGTGGCAACTTAATAAACAAAAAAGATATTGAGTACGCTCTTGATGGGGTTGATGCCGTTATTGATGCAGCTACTAGCAGACCAGATGATCCTCGCAGCGTTTATGAAATAGATTGGGATGGAAAATTAAATTTATATAATGCTTGCGAAGAAAAAAATGTGAAAAGAGTTGTATTTCTATCTTTGTTAGGTGCAGAAAATTATAGAAAGATCCCATTAATGGACATTAAATACTGTACTGAAGAATTATTGGTAAGTTCAGCTTTGGACTACACCATCTTGCAAGGTGTTGCTTTCATGCAAGGGGTAATAGGTCAATTTGCTATTCCTATTTTAAATAATGAGCCAGTTTGGATAAGTGGAAATCCCACTGATATTGCTTACATGAATACGCAGGACATAGCTCGATTTGCTGTTGCAGCTTTAGATAGGCCCCAAACCATAAAAAGAAGATTCCCTATCGTTGGCCCTAAAGCTTGGAGCGCTAAAGAATTAGTAGATCTATGTGAAAAGTTCAGTGAAAAAAGAGCAAGAGTACTAAAAGTTTCTCCAACAATAATTTCCGTTGCTCAATCAGTTGTATCGTTTTTTGAACCAACCTTAAATGTCGCCGAAAGGCTTTCTTTCTCTGAATTGAGCGGTAGTGGAGGCAAATTGGATGCACCCATGGATGATACTTATGATGCTTTTGGCTTGAATCAAGTCGATTCAACAACAATGGAGGGGTATATAAAAGAATATTACGGAGTCATATTGAAAAGGCTTAAAGATATTGGAGTTGATCTTGATATTGAAGAAAAAAAGAAATTCCCAATATGA
- a CDS encoding Npun_F0494 family protein gives MSLIDQKIFIRAKKGIRNCPFNLFLFQSLQKESLSAQDVFENKSKYLNKEFMFINSSLFIENEFLKLIKIGVLRREVDGQGLTSKVRITPIGRQILESRANLFTKKISPIKKLITCLKYQLSAR, from the coding sequence ATGTCGCTGATTGACCAAAAAATCTTTATAAGAGCGAAAAAAGGGATTAGGAATTGTCCCTTTAACTTATTTCTTTTTCAAAGTCTTCAAAAAGAAAGTCTCAGTGCTCAAGACGTTTTTGAGAATAAATCAAAATATTTGAATAAAGAATTTATGTTTATCAATAGTTCTTTATTCATAGAGAATGAATTTCTTAAATTAATTAAAATTGGTGTCTTAAGAAGAGAAGTTGACGGCCAAGGTCTTACTTCAAAAGTTCGTATTACACCAATAGGAAGACAAATTTTAGAAAGCCGTGCAAATTTATTTACTAAAAAAATATCACCTATAAAAAAATTAATTACATGTCTAAAATATCAATTATCAGCAAGATGA
- the psbD gene encoding photosystem II D2 protein (photosystem q(a) protein), whose amino-acid sequence MTIAVGSATERGWFDALDDWLKRDRFVFVGWSGLLLFPTAFLAIGGWFTGTTFVSSWYTHGVASSYLEGCNFLTAAVSTPGDAMGHSLLFLWGPEAQGDLTRWFQLGGLWNFVALHGAFSLIGFMLRQFEIARLVGIRPYNALAFSAVIAVFTACFLIYPLGQHSWFFAPSFGVAAIFRFILFIQGFHNITLNPFHMMGVAGILGGALLCAIHGATVQNTLYEDSSQYSEGKAQSSTFRGFDPVQEEETYSFITANRFWSQIFGIAFSNKRFLHFLMLFVPVTGMWAASIGIVGLALNLRAYDFVSQEIRAAEDPEFETFYTKNILLNEGMRAWMSSVDQPHENFVFPEEVLPRGNAL is encoded by the coding sequence ATGACGATCGCTGTTGGAAGCGCAACAGAACGAGGTTGGTTTGACGCCCTCGATGACTGGTTAAAGCGCGACCGATTCGTATTTGTTGGTTGGTCTGGACTACTTCTCTTCCCTACAGCTTTCCTAGCTATTGGTGGATGGTTTACAGGTACAACCTTCGTTTCTTCCTGGTACACCCATGGTGTAGCCAGTTCTTACCTTGAGGGATGCAACTTCCTCACTGCCGCTGTTAGTACTCCTGGCGATGCCATGGGTCACAGTCTTCTATTCCTTTGGGGACCAGAAGCTCAGGGCGATTTAACACGTTGGTTCCAGCTTGGTGGCCTATGGAATTTCGTTGCTCTACACGGTGCATTCAGTCTTATTGGCTTCATGCTTCGTCAATTCGAAATTGCAAGACTAGTTGGTATCCGTCCATATAACGCACTTGCTTTCTCAGCAGTTATTGCAGTATTTACGGCTTGCTTCCTTATCTATCCATTAGGACAGCACAGTTGGTTTTTCGCTCCTTCTTTTGGAGTTGCAGCAATATTCCGTTTCATCCTCTTCATCCAAGGATTCCACAATATTACGCTTAACCCATTCCACATGATGGGAGTAGCAGGAATTCTTGGAGGTGCTCTTCTTTGTGCTATTCATGGCGCAACAGTTCAGAACACTCTTTACGAAGATTCAAGTCAGTATTCTGAAGGTAAAGCTCAGAGTTCTACTTTTAGAGGTTTCGATCCAGTACAAGAAGAAGAAACTTACTCATTTATTACGGCAAACCGTTTCTGGAGTCAGATTTTCGGTATTGCTTTCTCAAATAAGCGTTTCCTTCACTTCTTGATGCTCTTTGTACCAGTAACAGGTATGTGGGCTGCATCAATTGGAATCGTTGGACTAGCTCTAAACCTTCGTGCTTACGATTTCGTTAGCCAAGAAATCAGGGCTGCTGAAGATCCTGAATTCGAAACTTTCTACACTAAAAATATCCTTCTTAATGAAGGTATGCGTGCATGGATGTCTTCTGTAGACCAGCCACACGAAAACTTTGTATTCCCTGAGGAGGTACTCCCACGTGGAAACGCCCTTTAA
- a CDS encoding peptidylprolyl isomerase: MKEFKKRNKIAKISNNSTYRFFQPVYIVLIVNLILITGCSALKKNENIDICSSTKSPCLTSNEYVLLITNKGNIKLELYGKSAPITVGNFIDLVEKGLYNKTIFNRVIKQPYPFLIRGGENNLIENKNNFLDTKTGKIRYIPLEIKLKTNNLPTYGKEIDASSQINNIELKHKRSYLSMARSKAVNSASLQFYILLKSFPELDGRFAVFGKVISGMNIVDLIEEEDFIIEAKRVDS, encoded by the coding sequence TTGAAGGAATTTAAAAAGAGGAATAAAATTGCAAAGATTTCAAATAATTCAACTTATAGATTTTTTCAACCAGTTTATATTGTTTTAATTGTCAATTTGATATTAATAACTGGTTGTTCTGCTTTAAAGAAAAATGAAAATATAGATATATGTTCATCTACAAAATCTCCCTGCTTAACATCAAATGAATATGTCTTGTTAATAACTAATAAAGGGAATATAAAATTAGAGCTTTATGGAAAATCGGCCCCAATAACTGTTGGTAATTTTATAGACTTGGTTGAAAAAGGTTTATATAATAAAACAATTTTCAATAGGGTTATAAAACAACCTTATCCCTTTTTAATTAGAGGTGGAGAAAATAATTTAATAGAAAATAAAAATAACTTTCTAGACACTAAAACAGGAAAAATAAGATACATTCCTTTAGAAATAAAACTAAAAACGAATAATTTACCAACATATGGAAAAGAAATTGATGCGTCTAGTCAAATAAATAATATCGAACTTAAGCATAAAAGATCATATTTATCTATGGCAAGATCAAAAGCAGTAAATTCAGCAAGTTTGCAGTTTTATATATTGCTAAAATCTTTTCCAGAACTTGATGGAAGGTTTGCTGTTTTTGGAAAAGTGATTAGTGGTATGAATATAGTTGATTTGATTGAAGAAGAAGATTTTATTATTGAAGCAAAAAGAGTTGATTCTTGA
- a CDS encoding cobyric acid synthase, which yields MKIELKRTPIMVLGTSSGAGKTLIATAICRCLKRKGEQPIPFKGQNMSNNAWVDTQGREMAYSQALQSWSAGLEPSAEMNPVLLKPKGDCTSEVIHLGKSVGTSKAISYYEDWFDSGWEAIKKGLAILLNNKKDGRLILEGAGSPVEVNLQHKDLTNLKLAKFLNANCILVADIERGGVFAQIIGTIALMQPDEKRLIKGIIINRFRGDKALFESGVTWIEKETGIPVLGILPWLKEIFPPEDSLDLLERKQINQSAEIEIAIIKLPRISNFSDLDPFFSDPTIEMRWIEPGQELGEPDVLIIPGSKQTIKDLESLNNSGLSNQIKDYAKKGGNVFGICGGLQMIGKSLKDPHNQENINELRTFSNIGMNLLPIKTTFGEIKHTSQREELVLWPDSQNIKGFEMHYGESDLINNKKSDVISLFKNSSLGWVVEKKDKSFIGGTYLHGIFENDEWRRQWINKIRQSKGLNKLSTKEEKNLDKREKLLDLLTDAFERNINIDNLIK from the coding sequence ATGAAAATAGAACTCAAACGTACTCCAATAATGGTTTTAGGGACCTCTAGTGGTGCAGGTAAAACACTTATCGCTACTGCAATCTGCAGATGTTTAAAAAGAAAAGGGGAACAGCCAATACCTTTTAAGGGCCAAAACATGAGCAATAACGCCTGGGTTGATACTCAGGGAAGAGAAATGGCATATTCACAAGCCCTTCAATCTTGGTCTGCAGGCTTAGAGCCAAGTGCTGAAATGAATCCTGTTCTTCTGAAGCCAAAAGGGGATTGTACAAGTGAAGTAATTCATCTAGGCAAAAGTGTCGGCACTAGTAAAGCAATAAGTTATTACGAAGATTGGTTCGATTCAGGGTGGGAAGCTATTAAAAAAGGCCTAGCAATATTATTAAATAACAAAAAAGATGGAAGACTTATTCTTGAAGGGGCTGGCAGTCCAGTAGAAGTAAATTTGCAACATAAAGATCTTACAAATTTGAAATTAGCAAAATTTTTAAATGCAAATTGTATTTTAGTAGCAGATATTGAAAGAGGAGGCGTTTTTGCTCAAATCATTGGAACAATTGCATTAATGCAACCTGATGAAAAAAGATTAATTAAAGGAATAATTATTAATAGATTCAGAGGCGATAAAGCCTTATTCGAGTCAGGGGTTACATGGATAGAAAAAGAAACAGGAATCCCAGTTTTAGGAATATTACCTTGGCTAAAAGAGATTTTCCCACCAGAAGATTCGCTTGATTTACTTGAAAGGAAACAAATAAATCAAAGTGCAGAAATAGAAATAGCAATAATAAAATTACCTAGAATTAGCAACTTTTCTGATCTAGATCCTTTCTTTAGCGATCCAACTATTGAAATGAGATGGATAGAACCTGGACAAGAGCTAGGAGAACCAGATGTATTAATAATTCCTGGAAGCAAGCAAACAATTAAAGATTTAGAGAGTTTAAATAACTCTGGTTTGAGCAATCAAATAAAAGATTATGCAAAAAAAGGGGGAAATGTTTTTGGCATTTGTGGAGGTTTACAAATGATAGGAAAATCATTAAAGGACCCCCATAACCAGGAAAATATTAATGAGCTAAGGACATTTTCAAATATAGGTATGAATCTTCTCCCAATCAAAACAACCTTTGGAGAGATCAAGCACACTTCACAAAGAGAAGAACTAGTTTTATGGCCAGATTCACAAAATATAAAGGGGTTTGAGATGCATTACGGAGAAAGTGATTTAATCAATAATAAAAAGTCCGATGTTATTTCTCTATTCAAAAACAGTTCTTTAGGATGGGTAGTTGAAAAAAAAGATAAAAGTTTTATTGGAGGAACTTATTTACATGGAATCTTTGAAAATGATGAATGGCGTAGGCAATGGATAAATAAAATAAGACAGAGCAAGGGATTAAATAAACTAAGTACTAAAGAAGAGAAGAATCTCGATAAAAGAGAGAAGTTATTAGATTTACTAACTGATGCCTTTGAAAGAAATATCAACATAGATAATTTAATCAAATGA
- a CDS encoding alpha/beta fold hydrolase translates to MQSNIFNKDPFIGSPDWGESKYWSYKDLRVHFRVTGNESNPPIVLIHGFGASSDHWRNNAEVFASEGFRVFGIDLIGFGKSEQNLQGKIEYLENQFWANQLASFLDEIVDIKKNGKVILIGNSLGALTAITTLSERPELIKTIIAAPIPEPVFLNPIKFSFPSWLIKVKTFLIKIVFHFFPLNTLINLISRTKLITFALQSAYFRSISNDTPLKRIVTVPARRINASKALRAMCIGMSNRPNSAKGPSIIEKIKNLPNRPPILLIWGKQDKLIPIFLAKKLIKLHPWLKLYVINEAGHCLHDELPQHFNQIVLKWLKNLKTSK, encoded by the coding sequence ATGCAGTCAAATATTTTTAATAAAGACCCTTTCATTGGATCCCCTGACTGGGGTGAATCTAAATATTGGAGCTACAAAGATCTTAGGGTTCACTTCAGAGTGACTGGAAATGAATCTAATCCTCCCATTGTTCTAATTCATGGTTTTGGAGCGAGCAGTGATCACTGGAGGAATAATGCAGAAGTATTTGCTTCAGAAGGTTTTAGGGTCTTCGGAATAGATTTAATAGGTTTTGGAAAATCGGAGCAAAATCTTCAAGGAAAAATAGAGTATTTAGAAAATCAATTTTGGGCAAATCAATTAGCTTCTTTTCTTGATGAAATTGTAGATATAAAAAAAAACGGTAAGGTTATATTAATTGGAAACTCCCTGGGAGCTTTAACAGCAATCACAACCCTCTCTGAGAGACCTGAGTTAATAAAAACAATAATTGCAGCGCCTATACCAGAGCCAGTTTTTCTTAATCCAATTAAATTTTCTTTTCCAAGTTGGCTAATAAAAGTTAAAACTTTTTTGATAAAAATTGTTTTTCATTTTTTTCCACTTAACACCTTAATAAATTTAATATCAAGAACAAAATTAATTACTTTTGCTCTTCAAAGCGCTTATTTTCGTTCAATTTCAAATGACACTCCATTAAAAAGGATAGTTACAGTCCCTGCGAGGAGAATCAATGCCTCCAAAGCTCTTAGAGCTATGTGCATTGGAATGAGCAATCGACCCAATTCTGCAAAAGGTCCATCTATCATTGAAAAGATTAAAAACCTTCCAAATCGACCACCAATTTTATTGATTTGGGGCAAACAGGATAAATTGATACCAATATTTTTAGCAAAAAAACTAATAAAGCTCCATCCTTGGCTTAAATTATATGTAATTAATGAAGCAGGGCATTGCCTCCACGATGAATTACCTCAACATTTCAATCAAATTGTTCTGAAATGGCTGAAGAACTTAAAAACTTCTAAGTAA